A single genomic interval of Thermococcus sp. harbors:
- a CDS encoding 30S ribosomal protein S11: MSEEQTQQVSLKKKEKWGVAHIYSSYNNTIIHITDITGAETVSRWSGGMVVKADRDEPSPYAAMIAARRAAEEAMEKGFVGVHIKVRAPGGSKSKTPGPGAQAAIRALARAGLRIGRVEDVTPIPHDGTRPKGGRRGRRV, encoded by the coding sequence ATGAGCGAGGAGCAGACCCAGCAGGTTAGTCTGAAGAAGAAGGAGAAGTGGGGAGTGGCACACATCTACTCCTCCTATAACAACACGATAATACACATCACCGACATCACCGGAGCCGAGACTGTCAGCAGATGGAGCGGTGGTATGGTCGTCAAGGCCGACAGGGACGAGCCATCCCCATACGCGGCCATGATAGCTGCGAGAAGGGCGGCCGAAGAGGCAATGGAGAAGGGCTTCGTCGGCGTCCACATCAAGGTTCGCGCCCCTGGAGGGAGCAAGAGCAAGACCCCTGGTCCGGGTGCCCAAGCTGCTATCCGTGCTCTGGCAAGGGCCGGTCTCAGGATTGGTCGCGTTGAGGACGTCACCCCAATCCCGCACGACGGAACGAGGCCCAAGGGCGGAAGGCGCGGAAGGCGCGTCTGA
- a CDS encoding 30S ribosomal protein S4 produces the protein MGDPKRQRKKYETPSHPWIKERLDRERVLMRKYALKNKKELWRHETQLKEFRRRARRLLAARGKQAEIERAQLLQRLNRLGLLPADAVLDDVLSLTVEDVLDRRLQTIVYKKGLARTIRQARQLIVHGHIEVNGQVIRSPGYLVLREEENSITYAKGSPFAKESHPERIVIEQAKQGGEA, from the coding sequence ATGGGAGACCCGAAGAGGCAGAGGAAGAAGTACGAGACTCCCTCTCACCCCTGGATTAAGGAGAGGCTCGACCGCGAGAGAGTCCTAATGAGGAAGTACGCCCTTAAGAACAAGAAGGAACTCTGGAGGCATGAGACTCAGCTCAAGGAGTTCAGGAGGAGGGCAAGAAGGCTCCTCGCAGCCCGTGGCAAGCAGGCGGAGATCGAGAGGGCACAGCTCCTCCAGAGGCTCAACAGGCTCGGCCTTCTCCCGGCCGATGCGGTTCTCGATGATGTCCTATCCCTGACCGTTGAGGACGTTCTCGACAGAAGGTTGCAGACCATCGTCTACAAGAAGGGCCTCGCCAGGACAATTAGGCAGGCCAGACAGCTCATAGTTCACGGCCACATAGAGGTCAACGGACAGGTCATCCGCTCACCCGGCTACCTCGTTCTCCGTGAGGAGGAAAACTCAATAACCTACGCCAAGGGCTCACCTTTCGCCAAGGAGAGCCATCCCGAGAGGATTGTTATTGAACAGGCTAAGCAAGGTGGTGAGGCATGA
- a CDS encoding 30S ribosomal protein S13, whose product MSDNFRHIVRVAGVDLDGHKQLRWALTGIKGIGINFATMVLRVAGIDPYMKAGYLTNEQVKKLEEIIANPVKHGIPSWAVNRPKDYETGKDMHLVTAKLVMAWREDINRLRRIRAYRGIRHELGLPLRGQRTRSNFRHGTTVGVSRRKK is encoded by the coding sequence ATGTCAGACAACTTCAGGCATATCGTTCGTGTTGCGGGTGTTGATCTCGACGGACACAAGCAACTGAGATGGGCCCTTACTGGAATAAAGGGCATTGGAATAAACTTCGCCACTATGGTGCTCAGAGTAGCGGGCATAGACCCCTACATGAAGGCAGGTTACCTGACGAACGAGCAGGTCAAGAAGCTTGAGGAGATTATAGCGAATCCGGTGAAGCACGGCATCCCCTCATGGGCCGTCAACAGGCCGAAGGACTACGAGACCGGCAAGGATATGCACCTTGTCACCGCCAAGCTCGTCATGGCTTGGCGCGAGGACATCAACAGGCTAAGGAGGATTAGGGCCTACCGCGGTATAAGGCACGAGCTTGGCCTGCCACTTCGCGGTCAGAGAACGAGGTCGAACTTCAGGCATGGCACTACCGTTGGTGTGAGCAGGAGGAAGAAGTGA
- a CDS encoding class I SAM-dependent methyltransferase, producing MTHYYSEEPSTPLKTKTIEVCLRGQCFKFITASGVFSFGKLDRGTELLIESMVLDDNWRVLDLGCGYGAIGIVASRFVDHVIMTDVNRRAVSIARKNLKINGVKNAEVRWGNLYEPVKGEKFDSIITNPPVHAGKDVLREIVINAPRHLNDGGLLQLVIKTKQGARFIRSLMEETFSEVRELAKGSGYRVYAGIA from the coding sequence ATGACCCACTACTACTCAGAGGAGCCGAGCACACCGTTGAAGACCAAGACTATAGAGGTCTGCCTTAGGGGGCAGTGCTTCAAGTTCATAACTGCCAGTGGAGTCTTCTCCTTCGGGAAGCTCGACAGGGGGACCGAACTTCTCATAGAGAGCATGGTGCTCGATGATAACTGGCGCGTCCTCGATCTCGGCTGCGGCTACGGCGCCATCGGCATTGTCGCCTCCCGCTTCGTTGACCATGTTATTATGACCGACGTGAACAGGAGAGCGGTTAGCATAGCGAGGAAAAACTTAAAAATCAACGGCGTTAAAAACGCCGAAGTCAGATGGGGGAACCTCTACGAGCCCGTTAAAGGCGAGAAATTCGATTCAATCATAACTAACCCCCCGGTGCACGCGGGAAAGGATGTCCTGAGGGAAATAGTTATAAACGCTCCCCGGCATCTCAACGATGGTGGCTTGCTCCAGCTCGTCATCAAGACGAAGCAGGGGGCAAGGTTCATAAGGTCCCTGATGGAGGAGACCTTCAGCGAGGTGAGGGAGCTCGCCAAGGGAAGCGGGTACCGCGTATACGCCGGGATCGCCTAG
- a CDS encoding RNA-guided pseudouridylation complex pseudouridine synthase subunit Cbf5: MARDEVRRILPADIKREVLVRDEKAETNPKWGFPPEKRPMEMHIQFGIINLDKPPGPTSHEVVAWIKRLFNLSKAGHGGTLDPKVSGVLPVALERATRVVQALLPAGKEYVALMHLHGDVPEDKIRAVMKEFEGEIIQRPPLRSAVKRRLRTRKVYYIEVLEIEGRDVLFRVGVEAGTYIRSLIHHIGLALGVGAHMAELRRTRSGPFKEDETLVTLHDLVDYYHFWKEDGIEEYFRKAIQPMEKAVEHLPKVWIRDSAVSAVTHGADLAVPGIVKLHKGIKPGDLVAVMTLKDELVALGKAKMTSQEMLTKTRGIAVDVDKVFMPRDWYPKLW, from the coding sequence ATGGCGAGGGATGAAGTCAGGAGAATCCTACCAGCTGATATAAAGCGCGAGGTTCTGGTTAGGGATGAGAAGGCTGAGACGAACCCGAAGTGGGGCTTTCCGCCCGAGAAGAGGCCCATGGAAATGCACATCCAGTTCGGCATAATAAACCTCGACAAGCCTCCTGGCCCGACGAGCCATGAGGTGGTTGCATGGATTAAAAGACTCTTCAACCTCAGCAAAGCAGGTCACGGCGGAACCCTTGATCCGAAGGTGAGTGGAGTTCTCCCTGTTGCGCTTGAGAGGGCAACAAGAGTAGTTCAGGCGCTTTTGCCAGCGGGTAAGGAGTACGTCGCTTTAATGCACCTCCACGGTGACGTTCCCGAGGATAAAATCAGAGCAGTCATGAAGGAATTCGAGGGTGAGATAATCCAAAGGCCACCCCTTAGGAGCGCAGTCAAGAGAAGGTTGAGGACGAGGAAGGTCTACTACATCGAGGTGCTTGAGATTGAAGGAAGGGATGTGCTCTTTAGGGTTGGGGTTGAGGCAGGAACCTACATCCGCTCCCTTATCCATCACATAGGCCTGGCCCTCGGCGTCGGTGCCCACATGGCCGAGTTGCGCCGCACCAGAAGCGGCCCATTCAAGGAGGATGAAACCCTCGTCACGCTCCACGATTTGGTTGACTACTACCACTTCTGGAAGGAGGACGGCATCGAGGAGTACTTCAGGAAGGCGATACAGCCGATGGAGAAAGCGGTGGAGCACCTGCCCAAGGTGTGGATTAGGGACTCTGCGGTTTCCGCGGTAACTCATGGTGCAGACTTGGCGGTTCCCGGGATAGTGAAGCTGCACAAGGGCATAAAACCCGGCGATCTGGTTGCAGTAATGACCCTGAAGGATGAGCTGGTTGCCCTTGGAAAGGCCAAGATGACTAGTCAGGAGATGCTCACAAAGACTAGGGGAATAGCTGTGGACGTTGATAAGGTTTTCATGCCGAGGGACTGGTATCCAAAGCTCTGGTAG
- a CDS encoding SDR family NAD(P)-dependent oxidoreductase, producing MKIALVTGVTGGIGRELAVALLREGYFVVGVARNLEKLKEMKNKLGERFEFLVADLLRQGSSEKVAEGLRDLGIERLDVLVNNAGYGLRKPLIKHSPEELEGVFKLNALFPVILTRELLPFMGQGSTVVFVISGVAFVNAPELPSYCASKAALHSMALNLAGELGKLGISVMRVYPKQVKTDFWDGKVPRGSIGPEKVARAIVKGLEAGKSEVFVPGYLKLLKYLPGWPAFTYRFKY from the coding sequence ATGAAGATTGCTCTCGTTACGGGAGTCACCGGTGGCATTGGCAGGGAACTTGCTGTGGCTCTCCTCAGAGAGGGTTACTTTGTTGTTGGCGTTGCCAGAAATCTGGAAAAGCTTAAGGAAATGAAGAATAAGCTCGGCGAGAGGTTTGAGTTTTTGGTTGCCGACCTCCTCAGGCAAGGTTCTTCAGAGAAGGTTGCCGAGGGGTTGAGGGACCTTGGCATCGAGAGGCTCGACGTGCTCGTGAACAACGCTGGCTATGGGCTTAGAAAGCCTCTCATCAAGCACTCCCCGGAGGAACTTGAGGGTGTCTTCAAGCTCAATGCCCTATTTCCCGTTATTCTCACAAGGGAACTCCTTCCCTTTATGGGCCAAGGCTCCACTGTTGTTTTCGTTATAAGTGGTGTGGCCTTTGTCAACGCCCCTGAGCTACCCTCCTACTGCGCCTCCAAGGCTGCCCTCCACAGTATGGCCCTGAACCTCGCTGGAGAACTCGGGAAGCTGGGAATCAGCGTAATGCGCGTCTATCCAAAGCAGGTCAAAACCGATTTCTGGGATGGAAAAGTTCCCAGGGGCTCAATAGGGCCAGAAAAAGTTGCCAGGGCCATAGTCAAAGGTCTTGAGGCCGGAAAAAGCGAGGTCTTCGTACCGGGCTACCTAAAACTCCTGAAGTATCTCCCGGGCTGGCCTGCATTTACCTACAGGTTCAAGTATTAA
- a CDS encoding 50S ribosomal protein L14e, giving the protein MPAIDVGRIAVVIAGRRAGQKVVVADIIDRNFVLVTGAGLNKVKRRRMNIKHLEPLPEKINIPRGASDDEIRQALEQAGISLE; this is encoded by the coding sequence ATGCCTGCTATAGACGTTGGAAGGATTGCCGTTGTTATTGCCGGAAGGAGGGCCGGTCAGAAGGTAGTCGTTGCCGACATAATAGACAGGAACTTCGTCCTCGTTACCGGTGCTGGCCTCAACAAGGTCAAGCGCAGGAGGATGAACATCAAGCACCTTGAGCCCCTTCCGGAGAAGATAAACATCCCAAGGGGCGCCTCAGACGATGAGATAAGGCAGGCCCTTGAGCAGGCTGGAATCAGCCTTGAGTGA
- the cmk gene encoding (d)CMP kinase, with protein MPKGCLVITVSGLAGSGTTTLCRNLARHYGFKHIYAGLIFRQMAKEMGMTLEEFQKYAELHPEIDREVDRRQVEAAKECNVVIEGRLAGWMVKNADLKIWLDAPIMERAKRVARREGISVERAFIEIAEREKGNRKRYLNLYGIDIEDKSIYDLIINTAKWGPDGVFAIVKAAIDHLYPDGDAGSGRYPGNEKKKEVG; from the coding sequence ATGCCGAAGGGCTGCCTCGTAATAACCGTCAGTGGCCTTGCCGGGTCCGGGACAACGACCCTCTGCCGGAACCTAGCTAGGCACTATGGCTTCAAGCACATCTACGCTGGTCTAATCTTCCGCCAGATGGCCAAGGAAATGGGTATGACCCTTGAGGAGTTCCAGAAATATGCGGAACTCCACCCGGAGATAGACAGAGAGGTTGACAGGAGGCAGGTCGAGGCAGCCAAGGAGTGTAACGTTGTTATTGAGGGCCGTCTCGCCGGTTGGATGGTCAAGAACGCCGATCTAAAAATCTGGCTCGACGCTCCAATAATGGAGCGCGCCAAGAGGGTCGCGAGGAGAGAGGGCATCTCCGTTGAGCGGGCCTTCATTGAGATAGCCGAGAGGGAGAAGGGGAACAGGAAAAGGTATTTAAACCTCTACGGCATCGACATCGAGGACAAGTCGATTTATGATTTGATCATAAACACCGCGAAATGGGGTCCCGATGGGGTCTTCGCGATTGTGAAGGCCGCCATCGACCACCTTTACCCCGACGGCGACGCGGGGTCGGGTAGATACCCGGGCAACGAAAAAAAGAAGGAGGTGGGATGA
- a CDS encoding 50S ribosomal protein L34e, with protein sequence MKPMYRSRSWRRKYVRTPGGRTVIHFERRKPRIAHCALCGRPLNGVPRGRPSELRKLPKTKKRPERPYPNLCPSCMRKVMKAQVRAGIAL encoded by the coding sequence ATGAAGCCGATGTACAGGTCAAGGTCATGGAGGAGGAAGTACGTCCGCACTCCGGGCGGAAGGACGGTCATACACTTTGAGAGGAGGAAGCCGAGGATAGCCCACTGCGCCCTCTGTGGCAGGCCCCTCAACGGTGTCCCGCGCGGAAGGCCGAGCGAACTCAGGAAGCTCCCCAAAACCAAGAAGAGGCCTGAGAGGCCCTACCCGAACCTCTGCCCGAGCTGTATGAGAAAGGTCATGAAGGCCCAGGTAAGGGCCGGCATAGCCCTCTGA
- a CDS encoding DUF106 domain-containing protein → MSEAIYHFLDVLFGPFIMKYHPIWVITVAGAIIGGFYTLIYYFFTDVEKQKKIQKLSKELQKEMREAQKSGDEKKLRKVQQKQMELMKMQSEVMKQTMIPMLITLPLFWVFFGWLRRWYVEVGIAKLPFNFFLFDWFHKMYHSNLPPDQLGYLGWYFLTSYAVGMILRKLLDMG, encoded by the coding sequence ATGAGTGAGGCGATATACCACTTCCTTGACGTCCTGTTCGGACCCTTTATCATGAAGTACCACCCGATATGGGTGATAACGGTAGCGGGAGCAATAATCGGCGGTTTCTACACGCTGATATACTACTTCTTCACCGACGTGGAAAAGCAGAAGAAGATACAGAAGCTCAGCAAGGAGCTCCAGAAGGAAATGCGTGAGGCTCAGAAGAGTGGGGACGAGAAGAAGCTCCGCAAGGTTCAGCAGAAGCAGATGGAACTTATGAAGATGCAGAGCGAGGTTATGAAGCAGACTATGATTCCAATGCTGATCACACTGCCCCTGTTCTGGGTGTTCTTCGGGTGGCTCAGGCGGTGGTACGTTGAAGTGGGCATAGCAAAGTTACCCTTCAACTTCTTCCTCTTCGACTGGTTCCACAAGATGTATCATTCCAACCTGCCACCTGATCAGCTCGGCTACCTTGGCTGGTACTTCCTCACGAGCTATGCGGTCGGTATGATACTGAGAAAGCTCCTCGACATGGGATAA
- a CDS encoding adenylate kinase, whose protein sequence is MPFVVMITGIPGVGKSTITRIALKRTRAKFRLVNFGDLMFEEAVKAGLVKHRDEMRKLEPRTQKELQLKAAQRIVEIARKEPVLLDTHATIKTPVGYLLGFPREVIEVINPNFIVIIEATPSEILGRRLRDLKRDRDVETEEQIERHQDLNRAAAISYAMHSNALVKIIENHEDKGLEEAVNELVKVLDLAVGEYE, encoded by the coding sequence ATGCCGTTCGTAGTGATGATCACCGGTATTCCTGGAGTCGGAAAGAGCACCATCACCAGAATTGCCCTTAAGAGGACGAGGGCCAAGTTCAGGCTCGTTAACTTCGGTGACCTCATGTTCGAGGAGGCGGTTAAGGCCGGCCTCGTCAAGCACAGAGACGAGATGAGGAAGCTCGAACCTAGAACCCAGAAGGAGTTACAGCTCAAAGCGGCCCAGAGGATTGTGGAGATAGCCCGCAAGGAGCCCGTGCTACTCGATACCCACGCCACAATAAAGACCCCCGTTGGGTATCTCCTCGGCTTTCCCAGGGAGGTCATCGAGGTTATAAACCCAAACTTCATAGTCATCATCGAGGCCACCCCAAGTGAGATCCTCGGAAGACGCCTCCGTGACCTCAAAAGGGACAGGGATGTCGAGACTGAGGAGCAGATTGAGAGGCATCAGGATCTCAACAGGGCCGCGGCGATAAGCTACGCCATGCACTCAAACGCCCTCGTGAAGATAATCGAGAACCACGAGGATAAGGGTCTTGAGGAGGCCGTTAATGAGCTTGTAAAAGTACTTGATCTGGCGGTGGGAGAGTATGAGTGA
- the secY gene encoding preprotein translocase subunit SecY has protein sequence MGKTRDIIYALERYFPEVERPKRHVPLKEKFMWTGIVLLLYFILAEIPVYGIPSKVQDYFATLRFVLAGRNGSLLTLGIGPIVTASIIMQLLVGSEIVRLDLSNPEDRRFYQATQKLFAVFMSFFEAAIYVFAGAFGKVNGGIGAFQTVTSPTGVVYIGLGLATLIILQLGFASTLLILLDELVSKWGIGSGISLFIAAGVSQTVIYKSLAPVPSNQYIDPLTNQPAIVGAIPAFIQHLLKGDIMGALYRGPTLPDIVKLTGTIVVFLIVVYLESMRVEIPLSYGRVTVRGRYPIRFMYVSNIPIILTMALYANIQLWARLLTNYGITWLGTFDKNGFPASGFVTYLYPPRDIFHVINEPVRATVYALQTIFWSLIFGFLWVELTGLDARSIARQLQQAGLQIPGFRRDPRILERVLQRYIPYVTFWGSFTLAVVAVLADFLGALGTGTGILLTVGILYRFYEEIAREQATEMFPALRKFFTK, from the coding sequence ATGGGAAAGACTAGGGACATAATCTATGCTCTGGAAAGGTATTTCCCCGAGGTCGAGAGGCCCAAGAGGCACGTTCCCCTCAAGGAAAAGTTCATGTGGACGGGCATAGTGTTGCTCCTCTACTTCATCCTCGCGGAGATACCCGTTTACGGAATCCCCTCGAAGGTGCAGGATTACTTCGCAACGCTACGTTTCGTTCTCGCCGGTAGAAACGGTTCCCTTCTTACACTTGGTATAGGCCCTATCGTCACCGCGAGTATAATCATGCAGCTCCTCGTTGGTTCGGAGATAGTTAGGCTCGACCTTTCCAACCCTGAGGACAGGCGCTTTTACCAGGCCACCCAGAAGCTCTTCGCAGTCTTCATGAGCTTCTTCGAGGCCGCTATCTACGTTTTCGCCGGGGCATTCGGTAAGGTCAACGGTGGAATCGGGGCATTCCAGACCGTTACCAGCCCCACCGGTGTGGTCTACATAGGTCTCGGTCTTGCAACCCTCATAATACTCCAGCTTGGCTTTGCATCGACCCTCCTGATACTCCTTGACGAGCTCGTGAGCAAGTGGGGTATAGGGAGCGGTATAAGCCTCTTCATAGCGGCGGGCGTTTCCCAGACGGTCATATACAAGTCCCTAGCGCCTGTGCCAAGCAACCAGTACATTGACCCCCTCACGAACCAGCCGGCCATAGTCGGCGCCATACCTGCTTTCATCCAGCACCTGCTCAAGGGTGACATAATGGGTGCACTTTACCGTGGTCCAACGTTGCCGGACATAGTGAAGCTCACCGGCACGATAGTGGTGTTCCTCATAGTTGTCTACCTCGAAAGCATGCGCGTGGAGATACCCCTTAGCTACGGCCGTGTAACCGTCCGTGGCAGGTATCCAATAAGGTTCATGTACGTCAGCAACATTCCGATAATCCTCACCATGGCCTTATACGCCAACATACAGCTCTGGGCCAGGCTCCTCACCAACTACGGCATAACTTGGCTCGGTACCTTTGACAAGAACGGCTTCCCGGCTAGTGGATTCGTCACGTACCTATATCCGCCGAGGGACATCTTCCATGTTATCAACGAGCCCGTAAGGGCCACTGTGTATGCCCTCCAGACGATATTCTGGTCGCTGATCTTCGGTTTCCTCTGGGTTGAGCTGACGGGTCTCGATGCCAGAAGCATAGCCAGACAGCTCCAGCAGGCGGGCCTCCAGATACCCGGCTTTAGGAGGGATCCGAGGATCCTTGAGAGGGTTCTCCAGAGGTACATACCCTACGTTACCTTCTGGGGCTCCTTTACGCTGGCAGTGGTGGCAGTACTAGCCGACTTCCTCGGGGCGCTTGGTACTGGAACGGGAATACTGCTTACAGTCGGTATACTCTACAGGTTCTACGAGGAAATAGCGAGGGAGCAGGCGACCGAGATGTTCCCGGCCCTGAGAAAGTTCTTCACGAAGTGA
- a CDS encoding uL15 family ribosomal protein, which yields MIRRRKKVRKLRGSHTHGWGCKKKHRGGGSKGGKGMAGTGKRKDQKFTWLIKYAPDHLGKRGFHRPKAVQYTPTVINLSEIEENFELFKDMGVIYEEEGKLVFDATQLGIDKVLGTGKLTRALVVKAYYVTPKAEEKIKEAGGEVILA from the coding sequence ATGATAAGGAGGAGGAAGAAGGTTAGGAAGCTCCGCGGAAGTCACACTCACGGATGGGGCTGCAAGAAGAAGCACCGCGGCGGCGGAAGCAAGGGCGGTAAGGGAATGGCAGGAACGGGCAAGAGGAAGGACCAGAAGTTCACCTGGCTTATCAAGTACGCCCCCGACCACCTTGGCAAGAGGGGCTTCCACAGGCCCAAGGCTGTCCAGTACACCCCGACTGTTATAAACCTCAGCGAGATAGAGGAGAACTTCGAGCTCTTTAAGGACATGGGCGTCATCTACGAGGAGGAAGGAAAGCTCGTCTTCGACGCGACACAGCTCGGCATCGACAAGGTTCTTGGAACAGGGAAGCTCACCCGCGCTCTCGTCGTCAAGGCCTACTACGTCACCCCCAAGGCAGAGGAAAAGATCAAGGAAGCCGGTGGCGAGGTCATCCTCGCCTGA
- a CDS encoding 50S ribosomal protein L30, which translates to MAKLALIRLRSGIRARGEVRDTLAMLRLHRINHLVIVDDNPSYRGMIQKVKDYITWGEIDKETLAKLLRKRGRLIGNRPVTEEYVREKLGIGIDEFAEKVVNGEMRLKDLPNLKPVFRLHPPRGGLKGSKKRSFKEGGALGYRGEKINELIERML; encoded by the coding sequence ATGGCCAAGTTAGCGCTCATAAGGCTGAGGAGCGGTATCAGGGCGAGGGGCGAAGTGAGGGATACTCTAGCTATGCTCCGCCTCCACAGGATAAACCACCTCGTAATCGTTGACGACAACCCGAGCTACCGCGGAATGATACAGAAGGTCAAGGACTACATAACCTGGGGCGAGATAGACAAGGAAACCCTGGCAAAGCTCCTCAGGAAGCGCGGAAGGCTCATTGGAAACAGACCCGTTACCGAGGAGTACGTCAGGGAGAAGCTCGGAATAGGCATCGATGAGTTCGCCGAGAAAGTCGTTAACGGCGAGATGAGGCTCAAAGATTTGCCAAATCTCAAGCCGGTCTTCAGGCTCCACCCGCCGAGGGGTGGCCTCAAGGGGAGCAAGAAGCGCTCCTTCAAGGAGGGTGGCGCTTTAGGCTACCGCGGTGAGAAGATAAACGAACTCATTGAGAGAATGCTCTGA
- the rpsE gene encoding 30S ribosomal protein S5, translated as MSDPREIAQRVLEEWEPRTKLGRLVKEGQITDIHEIFRKGYQIKEPEIVDVLLPEVNLRENQEVLDIALTVRMTDSGRRIRFRVLAAVGNRDGYVGLGIGHGREVGIAIRKAINYAKMNIIEIKRGCGSWECRCRRPHSIPFAVEGKEGSVRVKLMPGPRGLGLVIGDVGKKILSLAGVQDVWSQTLGETRTTVNFAKAVFNALYNTNRVAIQPGMEEKYGIVVGRAMPQSFEL; from the coding sequence ATGAGCGACCCGAGAGAGATAGCCCAGAGGGTTCTTGAGGAGTGGGAGCCGAGGACGAAGCTCGGCAGGCTCGTTAAGGAGGGCCAGATAACGGACATTCACGAGATATTCAGGAAGGGTTACCAGATAAAGGAGCCCGAGATAGTTGACGTCCTCCTTCCCGAGGTCAACCTCCGGGAGAACCAAGAGGTACTCGACATAGCCCTCACCGTGAGAATGACCGACAGCGGTAGAAGGATTCGCTTCCGCGTTCTCGCGGCAGTTGGCAACAGGGACGGCTACGTGGGCCTCGGAATCGGCCACGGAAGGGAAGTCGGCATAGCCATCAGGAAGGCCATCAACTACGCCAAGATGAACATCATCGAGATCAAGCGCGGATGTGGCTCATGGGAATGCCGCTGTAGAAGACCGCACTCGATACCCTTCGCCGTCGAGGGCAAGGAGGGAAGCGTTAGGGTCAAGCTCATGCCCGGTCCGCGCGGTCTCGGCCTCGTCATAGGTGACGTCGGCAAGAAGATACTCAGCCTCGCTGGAGTGCAGGACGTCTGGTCTCAGACACTTGGTGAGACTAGAACGACAGTAAACTTCGCAAAGGCCGTCTTCAACGCCCTCTACAACACCAACCGCGTTGCCATCCAACCCGGCATGGAGGAGAAGTACGGTATCGTCGTTGGCAGGGCGATGCCCCAGAGCTTTGAGCTGTGA
- a CDS encoding 50S ribosomal protein L18 has translation MARGPRYRVPFRRRREGKTNYHKRLRLLKSKKPRLVVRKSLNHHIAQIIVYDPKGDRTLVSAHTRELIRDFGWKGHTGNTPSAYLLGLLIGYKARQAGIEEAILDIGLHPPTRGSSIFAVLKGAVDAGLNVPHSEEIFPEDYRIRGEHIANYARALKEEDESLYRKQFGGYLVKGLEPEKLPEHFEEVKGKIIEKFEGARE, from the coding sequence ATGGCGAGAGGACCTAGGTATAGGGTTCCGTTCAGGAGGAGGAGAGAGGGCAAGACCAACTACCACAAGAGGCTCAGGCTCCTCAAGAGCAAGAAGCCGAGGCTCGTTGTTAGGAAGAGCCTCAACCACCACATCGCCCAGATAATCGTTTACGACCCCAAGGGTGACAGGACACTCGTTTCCGCCCATACGAGGGAGCTCATCAGGGACTTCGGCTGGAAGGGACACACCGGGAACACCCCGAGTGCCTACCTTCTCGGACTGCTCATCGGTTACAAGGCAAGGCAGGCCGGCATCGAGGAGGCCATCCTTGACATAGGCCTCCACCCGCCGACGAGGGGTTCGAGCATCTTCGCAGTCCTCAAGGGAGCGGTTGATGCCGGCTTAAACGTCCCGCACAGTGAGGAGATATTCCCGGAGGACTACAGGATAAGGGGCGAGCACATAGCGAACTACGCCAGGGCCCTCAAGGAGGAGGACGAGAGCTTGTACCGGAAGCAGTTCGGTGGATACCTTGTTAAGGGCCTTGAGCCTGAAAAACTCCCCGAGCACTTTGAAGAGGTCAAGGGCAAGATAATCGAGAAGTTTGAGGGGGCGAGAGAATGA
- a CDS encoding 50S ribosomal protein L19e, whose translation MLKMQRRIAAELLKCGENRIWIDPERIDDVASAITREDVKRLIHEGVIKKKPIKGQSRARARAFHEARKKGRHRGPGSRKGKKTARMGKKERWMMTIRALRKELRKLKAEGKLDAHTYRRLYIRAKGGQFKNKRQLYLFMQEHGILKE comes from the coding sequence ATGCTCAAGATGCAGAGAAGGATTGCCGCCGAGCTGTTGAAGTGCGGTGAGAACAGGATATGGATAGACCCCGAGAGAATTGACGATGTTGCCTCGGCAATAACCCGTGAGGACGTGAAAAGGCTCATCCACGAGGGCGTCATCAAGAAGAAGCCGATAAAGGGCCAGAGCAGGGCCCGTGCCAGGGCCTTCCACGAGGCTAGGAAGAAGGGCCGTCACCGCGGTCCTGGAAGCAGGAAGGGTAAGAAAACCGCTAGGATGGGCAAGAAGGAGCGCTGGATGATGACCATAAGGGCTCTGAGGAAAGAACTTAGAAAGCTCAAGGCCGAAGGGAAGCTCGATGCCCACACCTACAGGAGGCTCTACATCCGTGCCAAGGGCGGTCAGTTCAAGAACAAGAGGCAGCTCTACCTGTTCATGCAGGAGCACGGTATCTTAAAGGAGTGA